A portion of the Lolium rigidum isolate FL_2022 chromosome 1, APGP_CSIRO_Lrig_0.1, whole genome shotgun sequence genome contains these proteins:
- the LOC124683228 gene encoding probable carboxylesterase 2 isoform X1: MATPRAAILVSLLVALCCCSSPGAVFARRSGGGAREEEGSALRSRAPYVDEVKFDFTPFLIQYRSGRVQRLMGTSVVPPSLDARTGVASRDVVIDRATGLAVRVYRPSQSRTGNKKLPVLLYFHGGAFVVESAFGPAYHGYLNALAARAGVIAVSVNYRLAPEHPLPAAYDDSWAALQWVLSSARNGSRSSWLARHGDVSRLFVGGDSAGGNIAHNLAMRAGGGEQSLLLDGSNGRSIVRIRGVALLDPYFLGARADPWAERTWGFICAGRYGTGHPYIDPAALPAGAWRRLGSARVLVTVSGRDRLGPWQRGYVGALRGSGWGGEARLYETPGEGHCFFLNYLASPKAAMHMATLADFVNQA; encoded by the coding sequence ATGGCGACGCCGCGAGCCGCCATACtcgtctcgctccttgtcgcgctCTGCTGCTGCTCGTCTCCCGGGGCAGTGTTCGCGCGGAGgagcggcggtggcgcgagggagGAAGAAGGGTCGGCATTGCGCAGCCGCGCGCCGTACGTGGACGAGGTGAAGTTCGACTTCACGCCGTTCCTGATCCAGTACCGGAGCGGGCGCGTGCAGCGGCTGATGGGCACGAGCGTGGTGCCGCCGTCGCTGGACGCGCGCACGGGCGTCGCCTCCCGCGACGTGGTGATCGACCGGGCCACGGGCCTCGCCGTCAGGGTCTACCGCCCGAGCCAGAGCCGTACCGGCAACAAGAAGCTGCCCGTGCTCCTCTACTTCCACGGCGGCGCGTTCGTGGTGGAGTCGGCCTTCGGCCCGGCCTACCACGGCTACCTCAACGCGCTGGCGGCGAGGGCGGGCGTCATCGCGGTGTCGGTGAACTACCGCCTCGCGCCCGAGCACCCGCTCCCGGCCGCCTACGACGACTCCTGGGCGGCGCTCCAGTGGGTCCTCTCCAGCGCGCGGAACGGCTCGCGCTCCTCCTGGCTCGCCAGGCACGGGGACGTGTCCCGCCTCTTCGTCGGCGGCGACAGCGCCGGCGGCAACATCGCGCACAACCTGGCGatgcgcgcgggcggcggcgagcagAGCCTTCTTCTAGACGGCAGCAACGGGCGGAGCATCGTCAGGATCAGGGGCGTGGCGCTGCTGGACCCGTACTTCCTGGGCGCGCGCGCGGACCCGTGGGCGGAGCGGACGTGGGGGTTCATCTGCGCGGGGCGGTACGGGACGGGCCACCCGTACATCgacccggcggcgctgccggccggcgcgtggcggcggcTGGGCAGCGCGCGCGTGCTGGTGACGGTGTCGGGGCGGGACCGGCTGGGCCCGTGGCAGCGCGGCTACGTCGGCGCGCTCCGGGGCAGCGGATGGGGCGGGGAGGCGCGGCTGTACGAGACCCCCGGCGAGGGCCACTGCTTCTTCCTCAACTACCTCGCGTCGCCCAAGGCCGCCATGCATATGGCCACGCTCGCCGACTTCGTTAACCAAGCCTAG
- the LOC124683228 gene encoding tuliposide A-converting enzyme 2, chloroplastic-like isoform X2, producing MPSLNLIVLIMIYEEGSALRSRAPYVDEVKFDFTPFLIQYRSGRVQRLMGTSVVPPSLDARTGVASRDVVIDRATGLAVRVYRPSQSRTGNKKLPVLLYFHGGAFVVESAFGPAYHGYLNALAARAGVIAVSVNYRLAPEHPLPAAYDDSWAALQWVLSSARNGSRSSWLARHGDVSRLFVGGDSAGGNIAHNLAMRAGGGEQSLLLDGSNGRSIVRIRGVALLDPYFLGARADPWAERTWGFICAGRYGTGHPYIDPAALPAGAWRRLGSARVLVTVSGRDRLGPWQRGYVGALRGSGWGGEARLYETPGEGHCFFLNYLASPKAAMHMATLADFVNQA from the coding sequence GAAGAAGGGTCGGCATTGCGCAGCCGCGCGCCGTACGTGGACGAGGTGAAGTTCGACTTCACGCCGTTCCTGATCCAGTACCGGAGCGGGCGCGTGCAGCGGCTGATGGGCACGAGCGTGGTGCCGCCGTCGCTGGACGCGCGCACGGGCGTCGCCTCCCGCGACGTGGTGATCGACCGGGCCACGGGCCTCGCCGTCAGGGTCTACCGCCCGAGCCAGAGCCGTACCGGCAACAAGAAGCTGCCCGTGCTCCTCTACTTCCACGGCGGCGCGTTCGTGGTGGAGTCGGCCTTCGGCCCGGCCTACCACGGCTACCTCAACGCGCTGGCGGCGAGGGCGGGCGTCATCGCGGTGTCGGTGAACTACCGCCTCGCGCCCGAGCACCCGCTCCCGGCCGCCTACGACGACTCCTGGGCGGCGCTCCAGTGGGTCCTCTCCAGCGCGCGGAACGGCTCGCGCTCCTCCTGGCTCGCCAGGCACGGGGACGTGTCCCGCCTCTTCGTCGGCGGCGACAGCGCCGGCGGCAACATCGCGCACAACCTGGCGatgcgcgcgggcggcggcgagcagAGCCTTCTTCTAGACGGCAGCAACGGGCGGAGCATCGTCAGGATCAGGGGCGTGGCGCTGCTGGACCCGTACTTCCTGGGCGCGCGCGCGGACCCGTGGGCGGAGCGGACGTGGGGGTTCATCTGCGCGGGGCGGTACGGGACGGGCCACCCGTACATCgacccggcggcgctgccggccggcgcgtggcggcggcTGGGCAGCGCGCGCGTGCTGGTGACGGTGTCGGGGCGGGACCGGCTGGGCCCGTGGCAGCGCGGCTACGTCGGCGCGCTCCGGGGCAGCGGATGGGGCGGGGAGGCGCGGCTGTACGAGACCCCCGGCGAGGGCCACTGCTTCTTCCTCAACTACCTCGCGTCGCCCAAGGCCGCCATGCATATGGCCACGCTCGCCGACTTCGTTAACCAAGCCTAG